A stretch of Corallococcus macrosporus DNA encodes these proteins:
- the treY gene encoding malto-oligosyltrehalose synthase, which yields MFHDSLEAGERSARQADADGTHTTVEAQAEALFEQVRRELQSRRVTPLSTYRMQLHKGFTFQQAKALVPYLARLGVSDFYASPYLKATPGSTHGYDCVDHQRLNPEVGTPEDHAALCDALREHGLGQVLDVVPNHMGIERDNRLWLDVLENGPSSIYAKFFDVDWRPVKDELADKVLLPILGDQYGIVLERGELKLSYASGAFHLHYYDHRLPVAPRQYASILRHGLERLEKQLGAESPHLVELLSILTALDHLPPRTEVEPSKVIERHREKEVIKRRLATVVADSPELAAYVEENVRVFNGTPGNVRSFDMLDALLQQCSYRLAHWRVAGEEINYRRFFDINGLAAIRVEDPDVFQEAHQLIFDWLREDRVTGIRIDHPDGLFDPTAYFLDLQERFFVERARARFSAGKKDGGADSRWAEVESLLRAKWRREVMDTPDSPLRKALFVAVEKIQGGRERIPDAWAVHGTTGYRFANAVSGLFVHPAAEAHLTETYERFAGGTQDFAELVYQKKLLIMRVSMASEINVLAHELNRISEMNRRTRDFTLNSLRRALVEFIALFPVYRTYVDGWRAELDVRDVQYIEWTLQRAKERNTNTNASIFDFLRDILLGRYPDHVGDDEKAVMLRFAMKLQQVTGPVMAKGLEDTVFYIYNRLVSLNEVGGEPEHFGMRATTFHLRNQERAERWPASMLTSSTHDTKRSEDVRARINVLTELPEVWRDKVRAWADLTQPFVSHLPSGPAPSSNDVYLFFQTVVGAWPMGEHVSQAELQEFHRRVREYMAKAIKEAKVRTSWTNPDGAYDDAMARFVDACFDPAKSQAFLDDVKAFKRRIERAGQHNALGQLLLKLASPGVADTYQGCELWDLSLVDPDNRRPVDYALRERLLTELDSAAAKDRPALCARLGQDLDDGQVKLFLLAESLRLRQKYADLFRMGGYEALELSGPRSPAAVGFARTHGDSVLIACAPRYTLEALESGGLSQAYDGTFLNLPEAYAGMMFRNVFTGRTVRPQQGPGGVGLALGPLLAEFPVVLLERSTG from the coding sequence ATGTTCCACGACAGTCTTGAGGCAGGGGAGCGCTCCGCGCGGCAGGCGGACGCGGATGGCACGCACACGACGGTGGAGGCGCAGGCGGAGGCGCTCTTCGAGCAGGTCCGACGCGAGCTGCAATCGCGCCGCGTCACGCCGCTGTCCACCTACCGGATGCAGCTGCACAAGGGTTTCACCTTCCAGCAGGCGAAGGCCCTGGTGCCGTACCTGGCCCGGCTGGGGGTGAGCGACTTCTACGCGTCCCCCTACCTCAAGGCCACGCCCGGCAGCACCCACGGCTATGACTGCGTGGACCACCAACGGCTCAACCCGGAGGTGGGCACGCCGGAGGACCACGCGGCCCTCTGTGACGCCCTGCGCGAGCACGGCCTGGGGCAGGTGCTGGACGTGGTGCCCAACCACATGGGCATCGAGCGCGACAACCGGCTGTGGCTGGACGTGCTGGAGAACGGCCCGTCGTCCATCTACGCGAAGTTCTTCGACGTGGACTGGCGGCCGGTGAAGGACGAGCTGGCGGACAAGGTGCTCCTGCCCATCCTGGGGGACCAGTACGGCATCGTGCTGGAGCGCGGGGAGCTGAAGCTGTCCTACGCGTCCGGCGCCTTCCACCTGCACTACTACGACCACCGTCTGCCGGTGGCGCCCCGGCAGTACGCGAGCATCCTGCGCCACGGCCTGGAGCGGCTGGAGAAGCAGCTGGGCGCGGAGTCGCCGCACCTGGTGGAGCTGCTCTCCATCCTGACGGCCCTGGACCACCTGCCGCCGCGCACGGAGGTGGAGCCCTCGAAGGTGATTGAGCGCCACCGCGAGAAGGAGGTCATCAAGCGGCGGCTCGCCACGGTGGTGGCGGACAGCCCGGAGCTGGCGGCGTACGTGGAGGAGAACGTCCGGGTGTTCAACGGCACGCCCGGCAACGTGCGCTCCTTCGACATGCTGGACGCGCTGCTGCAGCAGTGCAGCTACCGGCTGGCGCACTGGCGCGTGGCGGGCGAGGAGATCAACTACCGCCGCTTCTTCGACATCAACGGCCTGGCGGCCATCCGCGTGGAGGACCCGGACGTCTTCCAGGAGGCCCACCAGCTCATCTTCGACTGGCTGCGCGAGGACCGCGTCACGGGCATCCGCATCGACCATCCGGACGGCCTCTTCGACCCCACCGCCTACTTCCTGGACCTGCAGGAGCGCTTCTTCGTGGAGCGCGCGCGGGCGCGGTTCAGCGCCGGGAAGAAGGACGGGGGCGCCGACTCGCGGTGGGCGGAAGTGGAGTCGCTCCTGCGCGCGAAGTGGCGGCGCGAGGTGATGGACACGCCGGACAGCCCGCTGCGCAAGGCGCTCTTCGTGGCGGTGGAGAAGATTCAGGGCGGCCGCGAGCGCATCCCAGACGCGTGGGCGGTGCACGGCACCACCGGCTACCGCTTCGCCAACGCGGTGAGCGGCCTGTTCGTGCACCCGGCCGCGGAGGCGCACCTGACGGAGACGTACGAGCGCTTCGCGGGCGGCACGCAGGACTTCGCGGAGCTCGTGTACCAGAAGAAGCTGCTCATCATGCGCGTGAGCATGGCGAGCGAGATCAACGTGCTGGCGCACGAGCTCAACCGCATCTCGGAGATGAACCGCCGCACGCGCGACTTCACGCTCAACAGCCTCAGGCGCGCGCTGGTGGAGTTCATCGCGCTGTTCCCCGTCTACCGCACCTACGTGGACGGCTGGCGCGCGGAGCTGGACGTGCGCGACGTGCAGTACATCGAGTGGACGCTCCAGCGCGCCAAGGAGCGCAACACCAACACCAACGCGTCCATCTTCGACTTCCTGCGCGACATCCTCCTGGGCCGCTACCCGGACCACGTGGGCGACGACGAGAAGGCGGTGATGCTGCGCTTCGCGATGAAGCTCCAGCAGGTCACGGGCCCCGTCATGGCCAAGGGCCTGGAGGACACGGTCTTCTACATCTACAACCGGCTGGTGAGCCTCAACGAGGTGGGCGGCGAGCCGGAGCACTTCGGCATGCGCGCCACCACCTTCCACCTGCGCAACCAGGAGCGCGCGGAGCGCTGGCCGGCGAGCATGCTCACCTCCAGCACCCACGACACCAAGCGCAGCGAGGACGTGCGCGCGCGCATCAACGTCCTCACGGAGCTGCCGGAGGTGTGGCGGGACAAGGTGCGCGCCTGGGCGGACCTCACGCAGCCCTTCGTCAGCCACCTGCCCTCCGGCCCCGCGCCGTCGTCCAACGACGTCTACCTCTTCTTCCAGACGGTGGTGGGCGCGTGGCCCATGGGCGAGCACGTGTCCCAGGCCGAGCTCCAGGAGTTCCACCGCCGCGTGCGCGAGTACATGGCCAAGGCCATCAAGGAGGCCAAGGTCCGCACGTCGTGGACCAACCCGGACGGCGCCTATGACGACGCCATGGCGCGCTTCGTGGACGCGTGCTTCGACCCGGCGAAGAGCCAGGCCTTCCTGGACGACGTGAAGGCCTTCAAGCGCCGCATCGAGCGCGCGGGCCAGCACAACGCGCTGGGGCAGCTGCTGCTGAAGCTGGCGTCCCCAGGCGTGGCGGACACGTACCAGGGCTGCGAGCTGTGGGACCTGTCGCTGGTGGACCCGGACAACCGCCGGCCCGTGGACTACGCCCTGCGCGAGCGGCTGCTCACCGAGCTGGACTCCGCGGCGGCGAAGGACCGGCCGGCCCTGTGCGCGCGGCTGGGCCAGGACCTGGACGACGGGCAGGTGAAGCTCTTCCTGCTGGCGGAGTCGCTGCGGCTGCGCCAGAAGTACGCGGACCTCTTCCGCATGGGCGGCTACGAGGCGCTGGAGCTGTCCGGGCCGCGCTCGCCCGCGGCGGTCGGCTTCGCTCGCACGCACGGTGACAGCGTGCTCATCGCCTGCGCGCCGCGTTACACCCTGGAGGCATTGGAGTCCGGGGGGCTTTCGCAAGCGTACGACGGTACGTTCCTGAACCTTCCGGAGGCATATGCGGGCATGATGTTCCGCAATGTCTTCACCGGGCGCACCGTCCGTCCCCAGCAGGGGCCGGGGGGCGTGGGGCTGGCCCTGGGGCCGCTCCTCGCGGAGTTCCCGGTGGTGCTGCTGGAGAGGAGCACTGGATGA
- a CDS encoding SWIB/MDM2 domain-containing protein: MAAKKAAAKKTAAPAAKKAPAAKKAAGRKPNAAFMKEMTPSTELAAIVGNKPLPRTAVVSKIWDYIKKNNLQDAKNKRQINADDKLKPIFGGKKNVTMFEMTALVNKHLS, encoded by the coding sequence ATGGCCGCCAAGAAAGCCGCTGCGAAGAAGACCGCTGCTCCCGCCGCCAAGAAGGCCCCTGCCGCGAAGAAGGCCGCGGGCCGCAAGCCGAACGCCGCGTTCATGAAGGAGATGACGCCCTCCACCGAGCTGGCGGCGATCGTCGGTAACAAGCCGCTGCCCCGCACCGCGGTGGTCAGCAAGATCTGGGACTACATCAAGAAGAACAACCTCCAGGACGCGAAGAACAAGCGCCAGATCAACGCCGACGACAAGCTGAAGCCCATCTTCGGCGGCAAGAAGAACGTCACCATGTTCGAGATGACCGCGCTGGTGAACAAGCACCTGAGCTGA
- a CDS encoding NAD-dependent epimerase/dehydratase family protein, giving the protein MNALITGAGGFLGTWLARALAARGDRVSCLLRPTTDTRELEKALEGHPWTRVVGDVTDPGSLAGAVKGVDVVFHLAGIRRAAQRDEFMRVNAEGTRLICEAMAALPQPRPRLVMCGSLASHGPSTPDRPHVEEDAFHPHEWYGESKAEGERIAFSFGDRLPVTVIRPPRILGPGDRENLTFFKLGKKGIRLELAGGPRPLSLVDVEDVVDLLLVLAEKPEALGEAFFCAGPERLTLEEMQDLGARALGFQTRTWRLSPAVLTALATAADGVTRLTGRKLPLNRKLARQLLAPAWTCSGAKAERLLGFRPRRGLAESITRSGEWYRAQGWL; this is encoded by the coding sequence ATGAATGCCCTCATCACTGGCGCCGGCGGCTTTCTGGGGACCTGGCTCGCGCGGGCGCTGGCCGCTCGCGGCGACCGCGTTTCATGCCTGTTGCGCCCCACCACGGACACCCGCGAGCTGGAGAAGGCCCTGGAGGGCCACCCCTGGACGCGGGTGGTGGGCGACGTGACGGACCCCGGCTCGCTGGCCGGCGCGGTGAAGGGCGTGGACGTCGTCTTCCACCTGGCCGGCATCCGCCGCGCCGCGCAGCGTGACGAGTTCATGCGCGTCAACGCGGAAGGCACCCGCCTCATCTGTGAGGCCATGGCCGCCCTGCCCCAGCCCCGCCCCCGGCTGGTGATGTGCGGCTCGCTGGCCTCCCACGGCCCCTCCACCCCGGACAGGCCCCATGTGGAGGAGGACGCCTTCCATCCGCATGAGTGGTACGGCGAGAGCAAGGCGGAAGGGGAGCGCATCGCGTTCTCCTTCGGGGACCGGCTGCCCGTGACGGTGATCCGCCCGCCCCGCATCCTGGGGCCCGGAGACCGGGAAAACCTGACCTTCTTCAAGCTGGGCAAGAAGGGCATCCGGCTGGAGCTGGCCGGGGGCCCCCGTCCCCTGTCCCTGGTGGACGTGGAGGACGTGGTGGACCTGCTGCTGGTCCTGGCGGAGAAGCCGGAGGCCCTGGGGGAGGCGTTCTTCTGCGCGGGCCCGGAGCGGCTGACCCTGGAGGAGATGCAGGACCTGGGGGCGAGGGCCCTGGGCTTCCAGACGCGCACCTGGCGGCTGTCCCCGGCGGTGCTGACGGCGCTGGCCACGGCGGCGGACGGGGTGACGCGGCTGACCGGCAGGAAGCTCCCCCTGAACCGGAAGCTGGCGCGGCAGCTCCTGGCGCCGGCCTGGACGTGCTCGGGGGCCAAGGCTGAACGCCTGCTGGGCTTCCGGCCGCGCCGGGGTCTGGCGGAGAGCATCACCCGCAGTGGTGAATGGTATCGCGCGCAGGGCTGGTTATAG
- a CDS encoding HAD-IB family hydrolase — MPAKAAFFDVDGTLVRTNIVHVYAYYAMNRGSLRGIAGRTLSTALGLPVFGILDAVNRKAFNEFFYRYYSGLSEDRLVTIAEDMFEDVLKPALYEQTQDLIDEARRSGCRIVLVTGALDFTMRPLARHLGCDDVIANKMQFVGGKATGKVIPPIIEGANKANAIRAYCEREGLALNQCHGYSDSASDYAMLAVVGRPTAVNPDLRLRSLARAYNWPILDLK, encoded by the coding sequence GTGCCCGCCAAAGCCGCCTTCTTCGACGTCGACGGGACGCTGGTCCGGACGAACATCGTCCACGTCTACGCCTACTACGCGATGAACCGGGGCTCGCTCCGGGGCATCGCCGGCCGCACCCTGAGCACCGCCCTGGGGTTGCCGGTGTTCGGCATCCTGGATGCCGTCAACCGCAAGGCCTTCAACGAGTTCTTCTACCGCTACTACTCGGGCCTCAGCGAGGACCGGCTGGTCACCATCGCGGAGGACATGTTCGAGGACGTCCTCAAGCCGGCCCTGTATGAACAGACGCAGGACCTCATCGACGAGGCGCGTCGTTCCGGCTGCCGCATCGTGTTGGTGACGGGAGCGCTGGACTTCACCATGCGCCCGCTGGCCCGGCACCTGGGCTGCGACGACGTCATCGCCAACAAGATGCAGTTCGTGGGCGGCAAGGCCACCGGCAAGGTGATTCCGCCCATCATCGAAGGCGCCAACAAGGCCAACGCCATCCGCGCCTACTGCGAGCGCGAGGGCCTGGCCCTCAACCAGTGCCACGGCTACTCGGACAGCGCCTCCGACTACGCCATGCTCGCCGTGGTGGGACGGCCCACCGCGGTGAACCCGGACCTGCGGCTGCGCTCGCTCGCGCGTGCGTACAACTGGCCCATCCTGGACCTGAAGTAA
- a CDS encoding lactate racemase domain-containing protein — protein sequence MRPLKTLQKLYDEESQVVITEKGSPPRALFYGEGFLQEDLPVGTRVIFPRPPLEGVPNVKAAIRWAINHPEGMDPLHALLKPGMRLTCVIDDISVPLPPMVTPDVRQSILEVVLELCADSGVDDVHLVIANALHRRMTEGEMKRMVGEKIFDAYYPDRYYNHDAEDPDGMTELERTSHNEVVAVNRRVAESDLIVYVNINFVPMNGGHKSMGTGVTNYASLRHHHNPKTIRESDSYMEPKASALYTKNSRIGTVIDKTLKVFHIETTLNNRMFGAPTDFLAKKEEDYTEADRLKFQALRFTLSKLPRAAARKVLNAIPAPYDVTGVFAGATEPTHAKTLEQSWKQYVVPVEGQSDIVIFPIPFVSPYSVNSILNPLLVQVMGLGYFYNLNRGVPLVKKGGVLILLHPAYDEFDPVQHPSYIEFFHRLLPETRDSMKLEHKYEKEFAENPSYVHLYRKGNAYHGVHPFYMWYWGENGRQHVGKVIVAGAENNHVPALLGWDRTDTLSEAIEEARGFMGRSASISLLRIAPTVMVDVK from the coding sequence ATGCGCCCGCTCAAGACGCTCCAGAAGCTGTACGACGAGGAAAGCCAGGTGGTCATCACGGAGAAGGGCAGCCCCCCACGGGCGCTCTTCTACGGCGAGGGCTTCCTCCAGGAAGACCTGCCCGTGGGCACCCGGGTCATCTTCCCCCGCCCCCCGCTGGAGGGCGTGCCCAACGTGAAGGCCGCCATCCGCTGGGCCATCAACCACCCGGAAGGGATGGACCCGCTGCACGCGCTGCTCAAGCCCGGCATGCGGCTGACCTGCGTCATCGACGACATCAGCGTGCCCCTGCCGCCCATGGTCACGCCGGACGTGCGCCAGTCCATCCTGGAGGTGGTGCTGGAGCTGTGCGCGGACTCGGGCGTGGATGACGTGCACCTGGTCATCGCCAACGCGCTGCACCGCCGGATGACCGAAGGCGAGATGAAGCGCATGGTGGGCGAGAAGATCTTCGACGCCTACTACCCGGACCGCTACTACAACCACGACGCGGAAGACCCGGACGGGATGACGGAGCTGGAGCGCACCAGCCACAACGAAGTGGTGGCGGTGAACCGGCGCGTCGCGGAGAGCGACCTCATCGTCTACGTGAACATCAACTTCGTGCCCATGAACGGCGGGCACAAGTCCATGGGCACGGGCGTGACGAACTACGCGTCGCTGCGCCACCACCACAACCCGAAGACGATCCGCGAGTCGGACTCCTACATGGAGCCGAAGGCGAGCGCGCTCTACACGAAGAACTCGCGCATCGGCACGGTCATCGACAAGACGCTCAAGGTCTTCCACATCGAGACCACGCTGAACAACCGCATGTTCGGCGCGCCCACGGACTTCCTCGCGAAGAAGGAAGAGGACTACACGGAAGCCGACCGGCTGAAGTTCCAGGCCCTGCGCTTCACGCTGTCCAAGCTGCCCCGCGCGGCGGCACGGAAAGTCCTCAACGCCATCCCCGCGCCCTATGACGTGACGGGCGTGTTCGCGGGGGCGACGGAGCCCACGCACGCGAAGACGCTGGAGCAGAGCTGGAAGCAGTACGTGGTGCCGGTGGAGGGACAGAGCGACATCGTCATCTTCCCCATCCCGTTCGTCAGCCCGTACAGCGTCAACTCCATCCTCAACCCGCTGCTCGTGCAGGTGATGGGGCTTGGGTACTTCTACAACCTCAACCGGGGCGTGCCGCTGGTGAAGAAGGGGGGCGTGCTCATCCTCCTGCACCCGGCCTACGACGAGTTCGACCCCGTGCAGCACCCCAGCTACATCGAGTTCTTCCACCGGCTGCTGCCGGAGACGCGGGACTCCATGAAGCTGGAGCACAAGTACGAGAAGGAGTTCGCGGAGAACCCCAGCTACGTGCACCTGTACAGGAAGGGCAACGCCTACCACGGCGTGCACCCCTTCTACATGTGGTACTGGGGCGAGAACGGCCGCCAGCACGTGGGCAAGGTCATCGTCGCGGGCGCGGAGAACAACCACGTCCCGGCCCTGCTCGGCTGGGATCGCACCGACACCCTCTCCGAGGCGATTGAAGAGGCGCGCGGCTTCATGGGGCGCTCGGCGTCCATCAGCCTGCTGCGCATCGCGCCCACGGTGATGGTGGATGTGAAGTGA